From Aquabacter sp. L1I39, the proteins below share one genomic window:
- a CDS encoding PEP/pyruvate-binding domain-containing protein, with amino-acid sequence MRPVTIGSGSTLTPSADEIGAKAANLARMAALGLPVPPAFVLPIALCGAVIRGEPDAAQQVAQALEEGMAFLEEATGRAFGDARRPLLVSVRSGAARSMPGMLETVLDVGCTLPAVRGLVRLSGNPHLAWDCRRRFLESFGSVVLGMDAAAFADAAEGLARSEAVGEVSGLDGEALERLCAIHLHLIEDADELVPDTPHAQLEAAAAAVYQSWNSPRARTYRKLEKLEHLAGTAVTVQAMVFGNRSLTSGSGVAFSRDPSTGANRPVIDVLFEAQGEDVVSGIRNPEGEAALERRVPQAAAELRAILRDLEQHFADVQDVEFTIEDGRLFILQTRSAKRTPQAALRIAIDLVREGLVPPSEALRRLEGIDLDRLSHRTLAEAGPVVGAGTPASAGVAVGQVAFDTEAARRLVASGGTVILVRPDTNTADVEGFALASGIVTAAGGRTAHAALVARQMGKPCIVGCGNLHVDVSARRGRLGDTELVEGDLLALDGATGNLHLGSARIVETHYEAERAEVESWRVLA; translated from the coding sequence ATGCGCCCCGTCACCATCGGCTCCGGCAGCACCTTGACCCCCTCTGCGGATGAAATCGGAGCCAAGGCTGCCAATCTCGCGCGCATGGCGGCCCTTGGCCTGCCTGTGCCGCCAGCCTTCGTCCTGCCTATCGCGCTGTGCGGTGCCGTCATACGTGGCGAACCGGACGCAGCGCAACAGGTGGCGCAGGCTCTGGAAGAGGGCATGGCCTTCCTGGAGGAGGCGACGGGCCGAGCATTCGGGGATGCCCGTCGTCCCCTCCTTGTCTCCGTGCGCTCCGGCGCAGCCCGCTCCATGCCCGGCATGCTGGAGACCGTGCTCGATGTGGGCTGCACCCTGCCTGCCGTGCGCGGGCTCGTGCGCCTGAGCGGAAATCCACATCTGGCCTGGGATTGCCGGCGGCGCTTTCTGGAGAGCTTCGGCTCCGTGGTGCTTGGCATGGACGCCGCCGCTTTTGCCGACGCGGCCGAGGGCCTCGCGCGCTCCGAAGCGGTGGGCGAGGTGTCCGGCCTCGATGGTGAGGCGCTTGAGCGGCTGTGCGCGATCCATCTGCACCTCATTGAGGATGCGGACGAGCTCGTCCCGGATACGCCCCACGCCCAGCTGGAGGCGGCGGCTGCGGCCGTCTACCAATCCTGGAACAGCCCCCGGGCCCGCACCTATCGCAAGCTTGAAAAGCTGGAACATCTGGCCGGCACGGCGGTGACGGTGCAGGCCATGGTGTTCGGCAATCGCAGCCTCACGTCCGGCTCGGGCGTCGCCTTTTCCCGCGATCCTTCCACCGGCGCCAACCGGCCCGTCATTGATGTGCTGTTCGAGGCCCAAGGCGAGGATGTGGTGTCTGGCATCCGCAATCCCGAGGGGGAGGCGGCCCTTGAGCGGCGGGTACCGCAGGCGGCGGCGGAACTGCGGGCCATTCTGCGCGATCTCGAGCAGCATTTCGCCGACGTGCAGGATGTGGAGTTCACCATTGAGGACGGGCGCCTGTTCATCCTCCAGACCCGTTCCGCCAAGCGCACCCCACAAGCCGCCCTGCGCATTGCCATCGATCTGGTGAGGGAGGGCCTGGTTCCTCCGTCCGAGGCCCTGAGGCGCCTGGAGGGCATCGACCTCGATCGGCTCAGCCATCGCACCCTCGCCGAGGCGGGGCCTGTGGTGGGCGCCGGCACCCCTGCTTCAGCAGGCGTCGCCGTGGGGCAGGTGGCGTTCGACACAGAGGCAGCCCGGCGCCTTGTGGCTTCGGGCGGGACGGTCATTCTCGTGCGTCCAGATACCAATACAGCGGACGTGGAAGGCTTCGCGCTTGCCTCTGGCATCGTCACAGCAGCGGGTGGGCGGACAGCCCATGCCGCACTGGTGGCGCGCCAGATGGGCAAGCCCTGCATTGTCGGCTGCGGCAACCTCCATGTGGACGTCAGCGCGCGGCGGGGGCGGCTCGGCGACACCGAACTGGTGGAAGGTGACCTGCTTGCCCTCGACGGCGCCACAGGCAATCTGCATCTGGGGAGCGCCCGGATCGTCGAGACGCATTATGAGGCGGAGCGTGCGGAGGTGGAGAGCTGGCGCGTTCTGGCCTGA
- a CDS encoding DUF930 domain-containing protein — MQRVALLACLASPLLATTAFGASSPDKAMLLLEPTERMEQRCNASAMTEVSRQHPAMRPDELVAYAFADTRIAGSAVTAPGGAVRSGGHWYHLSYHCVTKNEGLGIEALTYVLGKEIPRAAWDAHGLVP; from the coding sequence ATGCAGCGCGTCGCCCTTCTGGCGTGCCTTGCGTCACCGCTTCTCGCCACGACCGCCTTCGGTGCGTCCAGCCCGGACAAGGCGATGCTTCTGCTGGAGCCCACCGAGCGGATGGAGCAACGCTGCAATGCCAGCGCCATGACCGAGGTGAGCCGCCAACACCCCGCGATGCGTCCTGACGAACTGGTGGCCTATGCCTTCGCCGATACCCGGATCGCCGGTTCCGCCGTCACGGCGCCCGGCGGGGCCGTCCGCAGCGGCGGGCACTGGTACCATCTTTCCTACCATTGCGTGACCAAGAATGAGGGCCTTGGCATCGAGGCTCTCACTTACGTCCTCGGCAAGGAAA